The Planctomicrobium piriforme genome includes a window with the following:
- a CDS encoding DUF1592 domain-containing protein → MNSLYRIVLVLIFAALTRTGAAADASSVLQARCFACHSGAEVNGNVDLSQLEKLPSLKARYSIWRKVIDQMDAGTMPPETEKPLTDEEKSGLRDEFHKLFDTSQNLDPGPQLTRQLTRSEYAQTIRDLLSISFDAAEAAGIPAEPVSQGFANRSESQSFDATLMEKYFVGADDALDNLFTNAKAESARTKLLAAAPDNDAGSQQSTRAILAPFLKRAYRRPVAAKEVERFALISDAALAQGDDLPNALEKAMMPILVSPEFLLRIEQPPIKQGTLTRVSDHELAVRLSYFLWGTMPDNELTAVADAGTLSQPEILELQTRRMLKDPRASALTREMLESWLQLSHLKKALPNQNHFPTFTWSLRQAMGEETRLFCESLRTEDRSILEFLNADYTFVNAELAKHYGLTPPPGKEFVKIQLQPENHRGGLLGMGSVLAMTSHSDRTKPTARGKWILEVLLGTPPPPPPANAGNFAPPDKARPEPKSFREKLGQHASDPNCVACHKRIDPLGFALENYDAIGHWRDGTAELPVDNAGQLPGIGEFSGVDGLRNVLQSRQPQFVRNFVAKTLTYALGRDLSYYDEPTIQQITADLERNDFRFSTVILGVVQSVPFQYCKAVGAE, encoded by the coding sequence GTGAATTCTCTGTATCGAATTGTGCTGGTCCTCATCTTCGCCGCGTTGACCCGGACGGGTGCAGCGGCGGACGCCAGTTCAGTCCTCCAGGCACGCTGCTTCGCGTGCCATAGCGGGGCCGAGGTCAATGGAAATGTCGATCTCTCGCAGCTTGAGAAGTTGCCCTCGCTGAAAGCCCGTTACTCGATCTGGCGAAAAGTGATCGACCAGATGGACGCAGGCACAATGCCGCCTGAGACCGAAAAGCCGCTGACAGATGAAGAGAAAAGTGGCTTGCGAGACGAGTTTCACAAACTCTTCGACACCTCGCAGAATCTCGATCCCGGCCCGCAACTGACGCGGCAGTTAACTCGATCCGAATACGCGCAGACCATCCGCGATCTCTTGTCGATTTCGTTCGACGCCGCCGAAGCGGCCGGCATTCCTGCGGAACCTGTCAGTCAGGGATTCGCGAACCGCTCCGAAAGCCAGTCCTTCGATGCGACGCTCATGGAGAAATACTTTGTCGGCGCGGATGACGCGCTGGACAATCTCTTCACAAACGCCAAGGCAGAATCGGCCCGAACGAAACTGCTGGCAGCAGCGCCCGACAACGACGCAGGTTCTCAACAGTCCACTCGCGCGATTCTGGCGCCATTCCTGAAGCGGGCTTATCGCCGTCCTGTTGCTGCGAAGGAGGTCGAGCGCTTCGCACTGATTTCCGATGCCGCGCTGGCTCAAGGGGATGACCTCCCGAACGCCCTCGAGAAAGCGATGATGCCGATTCTGGTTTCGCCTGAGTTCCTGCTGCGCATTGAGCAGCCGCCGATCAAGCAGGGCACGCTCACCCGAGTGAGCGATCATGAGCTGGCAGTCCGGCTGTCTTACTTTCTATGGGGGACGATGCCGGATAATGAACTGACCGCTGTCGCCGACGCAGGCACATTGTCTCAGCCCGAGATTCTGGAACTACAGACTCGACGGATGCTGAAAGATCCTCGCGCGTCGGCCCTCACTCGGGAAATGCTCGAGTCGTGGCTGCAGCTTTCTCACCTGAAAAAGGCATTGCCGAATCAGAATCATTTTCCAACTTTTACCTGGTCGCTCCGACAGGCGATGGGGGAAGAGACGCGGCTGTTTTGCGAGTCCCTGCGAACGGAAGACCGCAGCATTCTGGAGTTCCTGAATGCCGACTACACCTTCGTGAATGCGGAGCTCGCAAAGCACTATGGGCTGACGCCGCCGCCCGGGAAAGAGTTCGTCAAAATCCAGTTGCAGCCTGAGAATCATCGCGGCGGGCTACTGGGAATGGGGAGCGTGCTGGCGATGACCTCGCATTCCGACCGCACCAAGCCGACCGCCCGAGGCAAGTGGATTCTGGAAGTGCTGCTGGGGACGCCGCCACCCCCGCCGCCGGCGAATGCAGGCAACTTTGCGCCGCCCGACAAGGCTCGGCCGGAGCCCAAATCATTTCGCGAAAAATTGGGGCAGCACGCGTCGGACCCCAATTGCGTCGCCTGTCACAAACGCATCGATCCGCTCGGTTTCGCTCTGGAAAACTACGACGCCATCGGTCACTGGCGGGACGGCACCGCGGAATTGCCGGTCGACAATGCCGGGCAGTTGCCGGGGATTGGAGAGTTCAGCGGAGTCGACGGATTGCGGAATGTCTTGCAGTCGCGGCAACCGCAGTTTGTCCGCAATTTCGTCGCAAAGACTTTGACTTATGCATTGGGCCGGGATCTGAGCTACTATGACGAACCAACGATTCAGCAGATCACCGCCGATCTGGAACGGAATGATTTTCGTTTTTCGACGGTGATCCTGGGAGTCGTCCAGAGCGTGCCGTTTCAGTACTGCAAAGCCGTGGGAGCCGAGTAA
- a CDS encoding Uma2 family endonuclease codes for MSTILDNSTDIPEMDIPETLADVIDRLGGIPLNRIRWQPYPGTATIDDAERAEHCELIDGILVEKAIGQFEGRIGHILAWYLELWMSITKLGFVIGDGAMTRLRTGNMRIPDVYAVRWDRVGKQEVPEDTVTKVIPHVAIEVMSQGNTEREIERKKNEFFANGTEQVWIVRPRTETVDVWTGVSDCVTLTVDDDLDGGNSLPGFKIPVQEIFAASKRGSIDLSLIERWKAGVDGLPGGNP; via the coding sequence ATGAGTACGATTCTCGACAACTCGACCGACATTCCGGAGATGGACATTCCGGAAACCCTGGCGGACGTGATCGACCGCCTGGGGGGGATTCCATTGAACCGCATCCGCTGGCAACCATACCCCGGCACCGCCACGATCGACGACGCCGAACGGGCGGAGCATTGCGAGCTGATTGACGGAATCCTGGTGGAAAAAGCGATAGGCCAGTTCGAAGGACGGATCGGGCACATTCTGGCGTGGTATCTCGAACTTTGGATGTCGATCACCAAACTCGGATTTGTCATTGGCGACGGCGCCATGACTCGTCTGCGGACTGGGAACATGCGCATTCCCGATGTATACGCGGTTCGCTGGGACCGGGTGGGGAAGCAGGAAGTCCCGGAAGATACCGTGACGAAGGTGATTCCGCATGTCGCCATCGAGGTAATGAGCCAAGGCAACACGGAACGGGAGATCGAGCGCAAGAAGAATGAGTTTTTCGCCAATGGAACGGAACAGGTCTGGATTGTCCGGCCTCGTACCGAAACAGTGGATGTGTGGACCGGCGTGAGCGATTGCGTGACCTTGACGGTGGACGATGATCTAGACGGAGGAAATAGCCTGCCGGGTTTCAAGATTCCGGTGCAGGAGATCTTTGCCGCCTCGAAACGCGGATCGATCGACCTGAGCCTGATCGAACGCTGGAAGGCAGGCGTTGACGGACTGCCCGGAGGAAATCCATGA
- a CDS encoding NADH-quinone oxidoreductase subunit B, giving the protein MTWIDGRFEENVITTTLEQALNWGQQASVWPMTFGLACCAIEMMAVGASRYDIDRFGAGAFRATPRQADLMIVAGTVTYKMASRVRRLWEQMPDPKYVIAMGACTIGGGPYFKYGYHVVKGVDLVVPVDVYVPGCPPRPEALLEGLMRIQDKIRARKLTKGSEEVLPIPHHSGYVKEPEIVLA; this is encoded by the coding sequence ATGACTTGGATTGACGGCCGCTTCGAAGAGAACGTGATCACCACGACTCTCGAACAGGCGTTGAACTGGGGACAGCAGGCGAGCGTCTGGCCGATGACGTTCGGACTGGCCTGCTGCGCGATTGAGATGATGGCCGTCGGCGCCAGCCGGTACGACATCGACCGCTTCGGCGCAGGCGCCTTTCGGGCGACGCCCCGGCAGGCTGACCTGATGATTGTCGCCGGGACAGTGACTTACAAAATGGCCAGCCGCGTCCGTCGGCTGTGGGAACAGATGCCCGACCCGAAATATGTCATCGCCATGGGCGCCTGCACCATCGGCGGGGGGCCGTATTTCAAGTATGGCTATCATGTTGTGAAAGGGGTGGATCTGGTGGTTCCGGTCGACGTGTACGTCCCCGGCTGCCCTCCCCGCCCCGAAGCCCTGCTCGAAGGGCTCATGCGGATTCAAGACAAAATTCGTGCCCGTAAACTGACCAAGGGATCGGAAGAAGTTCTGCCGATTCCCCACCACTCCGGCTATGTGAAAGAACCAGAAATCGTTCTCGCGTAA
- a CDS encoding Uma2 family endonuclease, with protein sequence MSTQTGLITAEQFMQMHFDVPVELVRGEIVYLYGEDGMTRPDHVHGGVCSNLAVAISVWAKSRGAGRVSTNDSGVKTERDPDTIRGADVAFFPMGRLPGGKLPKGRTDIAPSLCIEVLSPSNTYGEMTAKREEYLACGVEEVWIVDPESRSVDVFRSDAPQHRLDDSDMLTSRALPGFERPVADIFEGV encoded by the coding sequence ATGTCCACTCAGACCGGTCTGATTACCGCCGAGCAATTCATGCAGATGCACTTCGACGTCCCCGTCGAACTCGTGCGGGGGGAGATTGTGTATCTGTATGGAGAAGATGGAATGACGCGGCCGGACCACGTGCACGGAGGCGTGTGCAGTAATCTCGCTGTTGCAATCTCGGTTTGGGCCAAGTCGAGGGGCGCAGGGCGGGTGTCAACAAACGACAGTGGCGTGAAGACCGAGCGGGATCCAGACACAATTCGGGGTGCGGATGTCGCGTTTTTTCCGATGGGTCGCCTTCCTGGCGGCAAATTGCCGAAGGGGCGAACCGACATTGCTCCCAGTTTGTGCATCGAAGTTCTATCGCCGTCGAACACCTACGGGGAGATGACCGCCAAACGCGAGGAATATCTGGCGTGTGGAGTTGAGGAAGTGTGGATTGTTGACCCGGAGAGCCGGTCGGTGGATGTGTTTCGAAGTGATGCTCCACAACATCGCCTCGACGATTCGGACATGTTGACGAGTCGGGCGCTCCCCGGCTTTGAACGTCCCGTGGCCGATATTTTTGAAGGCGTCTAG
- a CDS encoding DUF1552 domain-containing protein, with amino-acid sequence MSQLTRPVSRRSFLRGAGVLAALPFLESIAPTIARAGTKIPVRPPVRFGICSVTGGTVTESWVPSEQGPLGKLPSILKPLEAHKSDFLVLSNLSHSGESDGTVGDAHEHCAFVHLTGAQKVAKVDGKPAVGQSVDQRAADLLREESLIHSLNLGYAGGEQPFYFDQTGRPLPVERDPLITFERMFKGRSLVAPNWARRGSPQNAAAIAAGPRSNDEQVVDLILDDAKRLKRQLGTSDRGKLSEYMESVHNIEQRARRMQARINAEMLDAKEPGPSHAHAPEKLPSNRDASQKMVNIVTQDPSIHSEYLTVMMDLMILAFQTDTTRVCSLGLGSDEALFPGVVTVGYETHAHTLEHHGNGFRPDDADPVAREGCRQIHAWYTKHFAAALAKMKAIDEGGSSLLDNTMLLYTSYMSHGGHGRSNYPVLLAGRAGGRLNPGRHIAYQADTPAANLYVEILDRLGDTRGEFGNSRTSPKAAYDGRLPGLV; translated from the coding sequence ATGTCACAACTGACCCGGCCAGTCAGTCGCCGTTCCTTCCTGCGAGGAGCCGGCGTGCTGGCAGCGCTCCCCTTCCTGGAATCGATCGCGCCCACCATCGCTCGGGCGGGAACGAAGATTCCCGTCCGTCCTCCGGTCCGGTTTGGAATCTGCAGCGTGACCGGAGGAACAGTCACCGAATCGTGGGTTCCCTCAGAGCAGGGCCCGTTAGGAAAACTGCCCTCGATTCTGAAGCCGCTGGAAGCCCACAAGAGTGACTTTCTGGTCCTTTCGAATCTCAGTCATTCCGGCGAGTCAGACGGCACCGTCGGGGATGCCCACGAGCATTGTGCGTTCGTCCATCTCACCGGCGCACAAAAGGTCGCCAAAGTCGACGGCAAGCCGGCGGTCGGCCAATCGGTCGATCAACGGGCCGCCGACCTGCTGCGAGAAGAGAGCCTGATTCATTCCTTGAATCTGGGGTACGCCGGCGGCGAGCAGCCGTTTTACTTCGACCAAACCGGCCGCCCCCTGCCGGTCGAGCGAGATCCGCTGATTACCTTCGAACGCATGTTCAAAGGGAGATCGCTGGTCGCTCCCAACTGGGCTCGTCGCGGCAGTCCGCAGAATGCCGCCGCGATCGCAGCCGGTCCGCGGAGTAATGACGAACAGGTGGTCGATCTGATTCTGGACGACGCCAAACGTCTGAAGCGGCAACTCGGAACAAGCGACCGGGGCAAGCTCAGCGAATACATGGAATCGGTCCACAACATCGAGCAACGGGCTCGACGGATGCAGGCACGGATCAACGCCGAGATGCTCGATGCCAAAGAGCCTGGCCCGTCGCATGCACATGCTCCAGAGAAGCTCCCGTCGAATCGAGACGCGTCCCAGAAAATGGTGAACATCGTCACGCAGGATCCGTCCATCCATTCCGAATACCTGACGGTGATGATGGACTTGATGATCCTGGCCTTTCAGACCGACACCACTCGCGTCTGCAGTCTGGGGCTGGGGAGCGATGAAGCGCTGTTTCCCGGCGTGGTGACCGTGGGCTACGAAACTCATGCCCATACCCTGGAACATCACGGCAATGGCTTCCGCCCGGACGATGCCGACCCGGTGGCACGGGAAGGGTGCCGGCAGATTCACGCCTGGTACACGAAGCACTTTGCCGCGGCGCTGGCGAAGATGAAGGCCATCGACGAGGGGGGATCGAGCCTCCTCGATAACACGATGCTGCTCTACACGTCGTACATGTCGCACGGCGGTCACGGGCGCAGCAACTATCCTGTTCTGCTCGCCGGACGAGCAGGCGGACGGCTGAACCCCGGTCGCCATATCGCCTATCAGGCCGACACCCCGGCGGCGAATCTGTATGTTGAAATTCTGGACCGGCTGGGAGACACCAGAGGCGAATTCGGTAATAGCCGCACCTCGCCCAAGGCCGCTTACGATGGCCGATTGCCCGGTTTGGTATAG
- the der gene encoding ribosome biogenesis GTPase Der gives MPIPKVAIVGRPNVGKSSIMNWQAGRLVSVVDPTAGVTRDRVDYLMHHQGRYFELVDTGGIGVVDSDDLSDDIENQIQFAIDQANLILFVVDGRVGLTVLDKMVAERLRKIDVPKLIVVNKCDSIKTDMEMHEFNGVADAPMLQTSVKGNRHREELLHKVVELLPEADADEQQLGEDREHEPELKLAVVGRRNVGKSTFINALAQTERMIVSEIAGTTRDSVDIRFDLDGKSFVAIDTPGVRKRKSLANDIEYYGLVRAQKSIRRADVVLMFFDSTDKISRVDKKLVDEILERNKACIFVINKWDLGLEKEMTSEKWSEYLLKTFGSLRHVPVAFITAKDSRNIKQLINLTQSVYKQSRERVTTGQLNRIVEEACAQNAPRFKSNKRGKIFYATQVATEPPTIILKCNDPELFDKNWKRYLIGKLREELPYKEVPIKVYFRGKAAGEDENSPAPPRKPPKKRTSTKGTRGDKSKKKSKKSRTR, from the coding sequence ATGCCGATCCCTAAAGTTGCCATCGTCGGACGCCCGAACGTCGGCAAAAGCTCCATCATGAACTGGCAGGCGGGCAGGCTGGTCTCCGTGGTCGATCCGACAGCCGGCGTCACCCGCGACCGCGTCGATTATCTGATGCACCATCAGGGACGGTACTTCGAACTGGTCGATACCGGCGGAATCGGCGTCGTCGATTCGGACGACCTCTCGGATGACATCGAAAATCAGATTCAATTCGCGATCGATCAGGCCAACCTCATTCTGTTCGTCGTCGACGGTCGCGTCGGGCTGACGGTGCTCGACAAAATGGTCGCCGAACGTCTGCGGAAGATCGACGTTCCCAAGCTCATCGTGGTCAACAAGTGCGACTCCATCAAAACCGACATGGAGATGCACGAGTTCAATGGCGTCGCCGATGCGCCAATGCTCCAGACGAGCGTCAAAGGAAATCGCCATCGCGAAGAACTGTTGCACAAAGTGGTTGAACTGCTGCCCGAGGCCGATGCCGACGAACAGCAGCTCGGCGAAGACAGGGAACACGAACCAGAACTGAAACTGGCGGTCGTCGGTCGGCGAAACGTCGGCAAGAGCACGTTCATTAACGCGCTGGCGCAGACCGAGCGGATGATCGTCAGCGAAATCGCCGGCACCACCCGCGACAGCGTCGACATTCGTTTCGACCTCGACGGCAAGTCGTTCGTGGCCATCGATACGCCGGGCGTGCGGAAACGCAAAAGCCTCGCCAACGACATCGAATATTACGGCCTCGTCCGCGCCCAGAAGAGCATCCGCCGGGCCGATGTCGTTCTGATGTTCTTCGACTCCACTGACAAGATCTCCCGAGTCGACAAGAAGCTGGTCGACGAGATTCTGGAACGGAACAAGGCTTGTATCTTTGTCATCAACAAATGGGATCTCGGCCTCGAAAAAGAGATGACATCTGAGAAATGGTCCGAGTATCTGCTGAAGACGTTCGGCAGCCTGCGGCATGTGCCGGTCGCGTTCATCACGGCCAAAGACAGCCGCAATATCAAGCAGCTCATTAACCTGACGCAGTCGGTTTACAAGCAATCGCGGGAACGGGTGACGACGGGTCAATTGAACCGCATCGTCGAAGAAGCCTGTGCCCAGAACGCGCCGCGATTCAAGAGCAACAAGCGGGGCAAGATCTTCTACGCCACACAGGTCGCCACCGAGCCGCCGACGATCATTCTCAAGTGCAACGACCCCGAGTTGTTCGACAAGAACTGGAAGCGGTATCTCATCGGCAAGCTGCGCGAAGAACTGCCGTACAAGGAAGTCCCCATCAAGGTGTACTTCCGCGGCAAGGCGGCAGGCGAAGACGAGAACTCACCGGCCCCTCCCCGTAAGCCCCCCAAGAAGCGGACCTCAACCAAGGGCACCCGCGGCGACAAGAGCAAGAAGAAATCGAAAAAGAGCCGGACCCGGTAA
- a CDS encoding Uma2 family endonuclease, with product MTTATLITADQFDRMSFDAPVELIRGEIVEMTNPGGRHGGVCVRAARVLDNWVDQHPEFQVISNDSGILLERDPDTVRGPDLAVVQLSSFPGMELPIGHLKIAPSVAIEVLSPSDRWREVLQKVYLFLSAGVAEVWVLDPEVEQLHFFSDSGSKIYDADKLFASVVLTDFECTVRSLFHR from the coding sequence ATGACAACCGCCACTCTCATCACCGCCGATCAGTTCGACCGCATGTCCTTCGATGCGCCGGTCGAACTCATTCGTGGAGAGATTGTTGAAATGACCAATCCGGGTGGACGGCACGGTGGCGTCTGTGTGCGGGCAGCACGGGTACTCGATAACTGGGTTGACCAGCATCCTGAGTTTCAGGTGATCAGCAACGATTCAGGAATCCTTCTCGAACGCGATCCCGATACGGTTCGGGGCCCGGATTTGGCCGTGGTCCAATTGAGTTCCTTCCCGGGAATGGAACTCCCGATTGGACATTTAAAAATTGCACCTTCGGTTGCTATCGAAGTTCTGTCTCCATCTGATCGTTGGCGTGAAGTTCTACAGAAAGTCTATTTGTTCCTTTCCGCAGGCGTTGCTGAGGTTTGGGTGCTTGACCCCGAAGTAGAACAGCTTCACTTTTTCAGCGATTCTGGATCGAAAATTTATGACGCGGACAAATTGTTTGCGTCGGTTGTTTTGACGGATTTTGAATGCACTGTCCGCAGCTTGTTCCACCGATGA
- a CDS encoding helix-turn-helix transcriptional regulator yields MKDRTDHEFLTIVHRLQPVTVQALCAASGVTATAIRQRLLRLQADGVLARDVARGVRGRPHYTYSVTESGLKSLGDDHAEMAAILWREIMRIESGDVREKVLAGVKQALVQRFDVQPFIPQAGSEALTNRLSQVCNRLVEHGFDVDFSAESAVSLPILREHNCPYHEIADEDPGFCEFEQSVFAELIGAPVELSACRHDGSSHCEFQVGRKTVKQRTEEPAAEPVQI; encoded by the coding sequence ATGAAAGACCGTACCGACCACGAATTTCTGACAATCGTCCACAGGCTCCAACCGGTGACAGTTCAGGCATTGTGCGCGGCCTCGGGCGTGACGGCGACAGCGATTCGCCAGCGTCTGTTGCGGTTGCAGGCGGACGGCGTGCTGGCGCGTGATGTCGCTCGGGGAGTCCGGGGACGTCCTCACTATACCTATTCCGTGACGGAATCGGGCCTGAAATCGCTCGGAGATGATCATGCCGAGATGGCGGCGATTCTCTGGCGGGAAATCATGCGGATTGAGTCGGGCGACGTGCGGGAAAAAGTTCTCGCCGGCGTCAAACAGGCTCTGGTTCAGCGTTTCGACGTGCAGCCATTTATTCCCCAGGCGGGGAGCGAAGCCCTGACCAATCGCCTGTCGCAGGTTTGCAATCGTCTGGTCGAACATGGCTTCGATGTTGATTTCTCGGCCGAGTCGGCTGTTTCGCTGCCGATTCTGCGGGAACATAATTGCCCGTACCATGAAATCGCGGACGAAGACCCCGGTTTCTGCGAGTTCGAACAATCGGTTTTTGCGGAACTCATTGGCGCACCGGTCGAGTTGTCGGCCTGTCGTCATGATGGCTCAAGCCACTGTGAGTTTCAGGTGGGACGAAAAACGGTCAAGCAGCGGACGGAAGAACCAGCCGCAGAACCTGTCCAGATTTGA
- a CDS encoding WD40/YVTN/BNR-like repeat-containing protein, whose protein sequence is MQQSSALSGPLFIAVGENNLRAFSKDGITWINQATGWDWVQLWQICFAAGRCATVGKFWNDQMCMTTRDGVNWDRHKFEMKPSGTRLESIGAVGGKFIGVRHMDGGMPHMITSNDGVKWTDPVPMLTEQHAIRHDAFVRRFAHGNGLTVAIGDYGMRLVSHDLKSWKAAPHPVPKDTLIDLAFGNGAFVGGGLHGLRLRSTDGLNWTHRTVGEEGEHINSMLFDGRRFVGVGQGATFFSPDGIQWDRVPNHNAPTTAACGGGAYTGSIWPGKILHSADAITWNPVHTMPHNVLAINYGVLGDGVG, encoded by the coding sequence ATGCAACAATCCTCCGCACTGTCCGGTCCCCTCTTCATTGCCGTCGGCGAAAACAACCTGAGGGCGTTTTCGAAAGACGGCATCACTTGGATCAATCAGGCGACAGGCTGGGACTGGGTACAGCTGTGGCAGATCTGTTTCGCGGCCGGTCGCTGCGCGACGGTCGGCAAGTTCTGGAACGACCAGATGTGCATGACCACCAGGGACGGGGTAAACTGGGACCGCCACAAGTTCGAGATGAAACCGAGCGGCACGCGACTGGAATCGATTGGCGCGGTCGGTGGCAAGTTCATCGGCGTGCGGCACATGGACGGCGGCATGCCGCACATGATCACCTCCAACGACGGCGTGAAATGGACCGATCCCGTCCCTATGCTGACCGAGCAACATGCCATTCGCCACGACGCGTTCGTGCGGCGGTTTGCCCATGGAAACGGCCTGACGGTGGCCATTGGGGATTACGGGATGCGTCTCGTATCGCACGATTTGAAGTCGTGGAAAGCGGCCCCGCATCCTGTCCCCAAAGACACGCTGATCGATCTGGCATTTGGCAACGGCGCATTCGTGGGCGGCGGATTACACGGTCTGCGGCTGCGCAGCACCGACGGCCTCAACTGGACGCATCGCACCGTCGGCGAAGAGGGAGAGCACATCAACTCCATGCTCTTCGACGGCCGACGCTTCGTCGGCGTCGGCCAGGGAGCGACCTTCTTCTCACCCGACGGGATCCAGTGGGACCGAGTCCCCAACCACAACGCCCCGACCACCGCCGCCTGCGGCGGAGGCGCCTACACCGGCTCCATCTGGCCCGGCAAAATCCTGCACTCGGCAGACGCCATCACCTGGAACCCCGTCCACACGATGCCGCACAACGTGCTGGCAATCAATTACGGGGTGCTTGGGGATGGGGTGGGATAG
- the sufC gene encoding Fe-S cluster assembly ATPase SufC, which produces MSLLKIENLHVNVGETEILKGVNLEIRQGEIHALMGPNGSGKSTLAYTLVGHPKYEVTEGSISIDGVSINELDPSERARLGMFLAFQYPVTIPGVKVADFLRHAVTNVRNPDRKEGEELVSMREFRGELRKTMQELNIDAEFARRYLNEGFSGGEKKRMEILQLAMLKPKFAILDETDSGLDSDAVRVVSESLQKLSGPHMGVLIITHHERLLEFNVPQFTHVMLAGRIVETGDVKLAHELHEHGYAGVRERHPEAAAEEREESKKEAVVAGV; this is translated from the coding sequence ATGAGCTTGCTGAAGATTGAAAATCTGCACGTCAACGTGGGTGAGACGGAAATTCTCAAGGGTGTGAACCTTGAGATCCGCCAGGGGGAAATTCATGCCCTGATGGGACCGAACGGTTCCGGCAAAAGCACGCTGGCGTATACGCTGGTCGGTCATCCGAAATATGAAGTGACCGAAGGTTCCATCTCCATCGACGGCGTGAGCATCAACGAACTCGATCCCAGCGAACGGGCTCGATTGGGCATGTTTCTGGCCTTCCAGTATCCGGTCACGATTCCCGGCGTGAAAGTCGCCGACTTCCTGCGTCACGCCGTGACGAACGTCCGGAATCCCGACCGCAAGGAAGGGGAAGAACTGGTCTCGATGCGAGAGTTCCGTGGTGAACTTCGCAAGACGATGCAGGAACTCAATATCGATGCCGAATTCGCCCGCCGCTACCTGAACGAAGGGTTCTCTGGCGGTGAGAAGAAGCGGATGGAGATCCTGCAACTGGCGATGCTGAAGCCGAAGTTCGCCATTCTCGACGAAACCGATTCCGGCCTGGACAGCGATGCCGTTCGCGTGGTGAGCGAAAGCCTGCAGAAACTGTCTGGCCCGCACATGGGTGTGTTGATCATCACCCACCATGAGCGTCTGCTCGAATTCAACGTGCCGCAATTCACGCATGTGATGCTGGCTGGTCGCATCGTCGAAACGGGCGATGTTAAACTCGCTCACGAACTGCACGAACACGGTTACGCCGGCGTCCGCGAACGCCACCCGGAAGCCGCTGCCGAAGAACGGGAAGAAAGCAAGAAAGAAGCCGTCGTCGCGGGAGTTTGA
- a CDS encoding Uma2 family endonuclease yields MPTQTGLITAEQFVEMHFEVPVELVRGEIVYLYGEDGMTRPGWKHGIVCVNVAAVLWQWARPTRAGIVTSNDTGVITERDPDTLRGPDVFFVAAGKVPAGPAPKGVPEITPDLCVEVLSPSDRWQRVRHKVMEYLDRGVSEVWVLDSEKHTVHIFRDDDSPSELKLGDTLMSPVLPGFECRIDEFFEGA; encoded by the coding sequence ATGCCCACCCAAACCGGCCTGATCACTGCCGAGCAGTTCGTCGAGATGCACTTTGAAGTGCCGGTGGAACTGGTGCGCGGCGAGATCGTCTATCTCTACGGGGAAGATGGAATGACCCGACCGGGCTGGAAGCACGGAATTGTCTGCGTGAACGTCGCAGCAGTTTTATGGCAATGGGCACGACCGACGAGAGCAGGAATAGTCACGTCCAATGACACTGGCGTCATCACCGAACGAGATCCCGACACGCTCCGCGGGCCGGATGTGTTTTTTGTTGCGGCAGGCAAGGTTCCAGCTGGACCTGCGCCCAAGGGCGTTCCCGAGATCACGCCGGATCTGTGCGTCGAAGTGTTGTCACCGTCAGATCGCTGGCAGCGGGTGCGGCATAAAGTGATGGAGTACCTGGACCGCGGCGTGTCCGAGGTTTGGGTGTTGGACAGCGAAAAGCACACTGTTCATATTTTTCGAGACGATGATTCTCCCAGCGAATTGAAGCTGGGCGACACTTTAATGTCGCCCGTCCTGCCCGGCTTTGAATGCCGGATTGACGAGTTTTTCGAAGGCGCGTGA